The proteins below come from a single Lepeophtheirus salmonis chromosome 4, UVic_Lsal_1.4, whole genome shotgun sequence genomic window:
- the LOC121116980 gene encoding LOW QUALITY PROTEIN: uncharacterized protein (The sequence of the model RefSeq protein was modified relative to this genomic sequence to represent the inferred CDS: deleted 4 bases in 2 codons): MLDTTDHYSFRLSSDESLKGTLSSTFSNGRRPPSSTSSSSSKLKIDQMFNESRITSVPPKVHQIKMKFQSPKDTIGSVPASRGIPDRDTPFSEARSAVQKQIQKMFDSSSNSFSRNHASGRDVLLLGKSKEGVGGVVIKHTSHGVSHDFPSLEPLSHSPPPPIHYGVSDALKSIRPLSTARSGSVDSIRISESSSLLHTHSSLEQKHQKSRLSSPNLSTGSLLSITEKKKEFVKHKVDYLGALPVPSKSTSLSSLQKPLKDLYFKYRAMKNLGQTNLPGTLEINDNGLVVQYIRELHKGVQEIFNSFSTIAVWAAVKFMHKRDVVRGSGQIRHSFAFLPLISDPEGRDKASLFNDIEDQEVELASDTPHPPLFACVMRRNGAPKQLECHGFVCSEAEDAITIAANLYQALLKTMKKRADPNNGVKPSVKKASVPSSASKNLPIPHRETLVTPPTRPPRRRKKETKNSSFRSNGSSRRSIKRGANGRRSGKLSNRASLDRRSSRRKRKPTMPSNVSLTGKGDVYTRVAIPRSKSFMNVTSQYNLQELFKELKEKEGVESIDDVLKKIISPDGISFNEIKPVYRELLLKLAMTMTQDEIFQRSKNIISQKKSTKSQNNNNSSGSGPSKNDGILGSFFNKKNKNGEESSSNSTSSVFSSSNNLKIITKADISNPIPITGKYSNSSTQTRPVKSAPLPPVPQSKLLEDEAYSCCGGCGTDYETVDYSDCSCISSSSPLVNAKKCSNVGTLASSSSSSSSISSTIVSCNCDYGSCDSNDKCYCTLTQLQCSLLPKTSTTYKKTLTSLNAPSFIEPEKEKTQSAPGGSGYDSSSKNGYSTSSSCCCSCYYSSSGGSSISSQRLSYLNNKCISPNKVLMCSAVDTKGNVVYQGASHENNKIQPKDRSKLKERDANSKMNIISMKKSAEIAAVFSGAKINQTTDIFNGTEGEEDDKDSTDDAYDSMKNGSHSEQACRHPHDRSVPHQFSEANLKHALGYFP, encoded by the exons ATGTTGGACACAACTGATCACTATTCTTTTCGTCTCTCATCTGATGAGAGTCTCAAAGGAACTTTATCTTCGACATTTTCGAATGGAAGACGTCCACCTTCCTCTACCTCCTCCTCCTCAAGTAAATTGAAGATTGATCAGATGTTTAATGAATCCAGGATTACATCTGTTCCTCCAAAAGTTCAtcagatcaaaatgaaatttcaaagtCCTAAAGACACCATTGGTTCTGTCCCTGCAAGTAGAGGGATCCCTGACAGAGATACGCCCTTTTCCGAAGCACGCTCTGCTGTTCAAAAACAAATCCAGAAAATGTTTGACTCTTCTTCGAATTCTTTTTCACGGAATCATGCTTCAGGGAGAGATGTGCTTCTGCTTGGAAAAAGTAAGGAAGGGGTTGGAGGAGTTGTTATTAAACACACATCCCATGGAGTGAGTCATGACTTTCCATCACTGGAACCTTTGAGTCACTCACCACCCCCTCCCATTCACTATGGAGTTTCTGATGCTCTAAAGTCCATAAGACCCTTATCTACTGCAAGAAGTGGGTCCGTAGACTCTATACGTATATCTGAATCATCTTCTCTTCTCCATACTCATTCGAGCCTTGAACAAAAACATCAGAAATCTCGTCTTTCGTCTCCTAATTTATCCACTGGGAGT TTGCTCTCGATtacagagaagaaaaaagaatttgtTAAGCACAAAGTTGACTACTTGGGGGCTCTTCCAGTGCCATCTAAATCTACGAGTCTGAGTTCCTTACAGAAACCTTTAAAGGATTTATACTTCAAGTATCGAGCAATGAAGAATCTCGGACAAACAAACCTTCCAGGTACTTTAGAGATTAATGATAATGGGTTGGTCGTCCAATACATTCGGGAACTTCATAAAGGTGTCCAAGAAATATTCAACTCTTTTTCCACGATTGCTGTGTGGGCGGCAGTGAAATTCATGCATAAAAGAGATGTAGTTCGAGGATCAGGACAGATCCGTCATTCATTTGCATTTTTACCTTTAATCAGTGATCCAGAAGGAAGAGATAAAGCCTCATTGTTCAATGACATCGAGGACCAAGAGGTGGAGCTTGCATCTGATACTCCACATCCCCCGTTATTTGCATGTGTCATGAGAAGAAATGGAGCCCCTAAACAGTTAGAGTGCCATGGGTTTGTCTGCTCTGAAGCTGAAGATGCCATTACCATTGCTGCTAATTTGTATCAAGCCTTGCtcaaaactatgaaaaaaaggGCTGATCCAAATAATGGAGTAAAACCAAGTGTTAAGAAAGCTTCTGTACCCTCATCAGCTTCGAAGAATCTACCCATACCTCATAGAGAAACACTAGTTACTCCTCCGACTCGACCACCACGAAGACgcaaaaaagagacaaaaaattcttcttttcgAAGCAATGGCTCATCTCGGAGGTCTATAAAAAGAGGTGCAAATGGACGTCGCTCTGGAAAACTCTCAAACCGTGCATCTCTGGATCGTAGAAGTAGTCGACGAAAAAGGAAGCCAACTATGCCTTCTAATGTTTCCTTAACTGGTAAAGGAGACGTCTATACTCGAGTAGCCATTCCTAGatcaaaaagttttatgaacGTTACAAGTCAGTACAATCTACAAGAACTTTTCAAAGAGCTAAAGGAAAAGGAAGGGGTTGAGTCCATAGATGAcgtactcaaaaaaataatatccccAGACGGAATATCCTTTAATGAAATCAAACCTGTGTACAGGGAGTTACTCCTTAAACTTGCAATGACAATGACTCAAGATGAAATTTTTCAAcgctcaaaaaatataatatcacaaAAGAAATCCACGAAGagtcaaaataacaataacagcaGCGGTAGTGGCCCAAGTAAAAACGATGGGATTTTGGGATCTTTCTTCAACAAGAAAAACAAGAATGGAGAAGAAAGTTCATCAAACTCTACCTCGTCTGTCTTTTCTTcctcaaataatttaaagataatcACAAAAGCTGACATTTCGAATCCGATACCTATAACTGGAAAATATTCCAATTCCTCCACGCAAACGAGGCCTGTCAAATCTGCACCATTGCCTCCAGTTCCTCAATCCAAATTATTAGAGGATGAAGCATATTCTTGTTGCGGAGGATGTGGAACGGATTACGAGACTGTTGATTATAGTGATTGTTCCTGTATTTCCTCCTCCTCTCCTCTTGTAAATGCCAAAAAATGTTCCAATGTTGGCACATTAGCGTCATCATCCTCTTCCAGTAGCTCAATTTCTTCCACGATCGTATCTTGCAACTGCGACTATGGATCTTGTGACTCCAACGATAAATGTTACTGTACATTA ACGCAACTCCAATGTTCCTTACTCCCAAAAACGTCCACAACCTACAAAAAAACTCTAACATCCCTCAACGCCCCATCCTTCATAGAAccggaaaaagaaaaaactcaatCGGCTCCGGGGGGGTCTGGTTACGACTCCTCATCCAAAAATGGGTACTCAACGTCATCTTCATGCTGTTGTTCCTGCTACTACTCATCTTCTGGGGGTTCAAGCATTTCCAGTCAACGATTATCATATCTTAACAACAAATGCATCTCACCCAACAAAGTCCTCATGTGTTCAGCAGTGGATACGAAAGGAAACGTCGTATACCAGGGAGCCTCTCATGAAAACAACAAAATTCAGCCCAAAGACCGCtccaaattaaaagaaagagaTGCCAACTCAAAAATGAACATTATCTCAATGAAAAAGTCTGCTGAGATCGCAGCTGTTTTCTCCGGAGCAAAGATCAATCAAACCACAGATATTTTCAACGGCACTGAAGGAGAAGAAGACGATAAAGACTCAACAGACGATGCATATGACTCCATGAAAAATGGCTCCCACTCAGAGCAAGCATGTCGACATCCGCACGATCGATCTGTTCCACACCAGTTCAGTGAAGCAAACCTAAAACATGCATTGGGCTATTTTCCGTAA